From Roseburia hominis, the proteins below share one genomic window:
- a CDS encoding ribonuclease E/G yields METGRKLVICECKDRQLAALFEDGKAVELHYASQSACRVGEIYVGKIQKILPNISAAFVEIGKGVLCYYSLSEKYEPVFTSKAGKKPFCVGDELLVQVQKEAVKTKQPVVTGNLNFTGKYVVLTSGNRTIGVSAKLSPARRAELEKLGIEYADEAFGIIFRTNAKAASDELIRSEIRKLSQSMQNVLTYGRMRTCFSLVRGAASPCIAVLRDIYQEGLSEIVVEKQEGSDQLYQEVQTYLQEEQPEDLGKLRAYTDASYPLAKCYNLERITDEALKERVWLNSGAYLVIEPTEALTVIDVNSGKCQKKKAYFPQINQEAARECARQIRLRNLSGIILIDFINLNSEEEQKELLHYLRQELSRDPNPGNVVDMTALQLVEITRKKVYKTLKESLYG; encoded by the coding sequence ATGGAGACCGGACGGAAACTTGTAATTTGTGAATGTAAGGACCGGCAGCTGGCTGCTCTTTTTGAGGATGGTAAGGCGGTGGAACTGCATTACGCCAGCCAGAGTGCCTGCCGCGTGGGCGAGATCTATGTGGGAAAGATTCAGAAAATCTTACCCAATATTTCTGCGGCCTTTGTGGAAATTGGAAAGGGCGTTCTCTGCTATTATTCCCTGTCCGAAAAATACGAACCTGTTTTCACCTCCAAGGCCGGAAAGAAGCCTTTTTGTGTCGGTGATGAGCTTCTGGTGCAGGTGCAGAAGGAAGCGGTAAAGACCAAACAGCCGGTCGTGACCGGGAATCTGAATTTTACAGGGAAATACGTGGTTCTGACTTCCGGTAACCGCACCATCGGCGTGTCGGCCAAATTATCTCCCGCGCGTAGAGCCGAGCTGGAGAAACTTGGCATAGAATATGCCGACGAAGCATTTGGCATCATTTTTCGGACCAACGCCAAAGCTGCTTCCGATGAACTGATTCGATCGGAGATCCGAAAACTATCCCAAAGCATGCAAAACGTACTGACCTACGGACGAATGCGGACCTGCTTTAGCCTGGTGCGCGGCGCGGCGTCTCCGTGCATCGCAGTCTTAAGAGATATCTATCAGGAGGGTCTTTCCGAAATCGTCGTAGAAAAACAGGAAGGCTCCGATCAATTATATCAGGAGGTACAGACCTACCTTCAGGAGGAGCAGCCGGAGGACCTTGGAAAACTTAGGGCCTACACGGACGCCTCTTATCCGCTGGCAAAATGTTATAATCTGGAACGCATCACCGACGAGGCGTTAAAGGAACGAGTCTGGTTAAATTCCGGCGCCTATCTGGTGATCGAGCCGACGGAGGCACTCACCGTAATCGATGTCAATTCCGGCAAATGCCAGAAGAAGAAAGCCTATTTTCCCCAGATTAACCAGGAGGCTGCCAGGGAATGTGCCAGACAGATCCGTCTTCGGAATCTTAGCGGGATTATTCTGATTGATTTCATTAACCTGAATTCCGAAGAAGAACAAAAGGAGCTGCTTCACTACTTAAGGCAGGAGCTGTCCCGGGACCCCAATCCGGGAAACGTGGTGGATATGACGGCTCTGCAGCTTGTAGAGATTACCCGAAAGAAGGTATATAAAACACTGAAGGAGAGTTTATATGGGTAA
- the ybaK gene encoding Cys-tRNA(Pro) deacylase: protein MGKKEVKTNAMRILDKKKIAYDFRSYECEEFTDGIETADKLGLPHKEVYKTIVTTGKSGEHYVFVLPIEAEIDFKKAAKAVGEKSLEMLHLKELTPLTGYVRGGCTAIGMKKNFPVVIDESAHSFARIHVSAGKIGAQLTLSPDDLAAVSQAKFADVIYKVL from the coding sequence ATGGGTAAAAAAGAAGTAAAGACAAATGCCATGCGTATCTTAGATAAGAAGAAAATTGCTTATGACTTCCGTTCCTATGAATGCGAGGAATTTACGGACGGAATCGAGACAGCCGATAAGCTGGGACTTCCCCACAAGGAGGTCTATAAGACCATTGTGACCACGGGAAAAAGCGGGGAACACTATGTGTTCGTTCTTCCGATCGAAGCCGAAATCGATTTTAAAAAGGCGGCAAAAGCGGTAGGGGAGAAGTCCCTGGAGATGCTACATTTAAAAGAACTGACGCCGCTTACGGGCTATGTACGGGGCGGCTGTACGGCTATCGGCATGAAAAAGAATTTTCCGGTGGTGATCGACGAAAGTGCCCACTCATTTGCCAGAATCCACGTAAGCGCCGGTAAAATCGGGGCGCAGCTTACTTTGTCGCCGGACGATCTGGCCGCGGTAAGCCAGGCCAAATTCGCAGATGTGATCTACAAGGTATTATGA
- a CDS encoding TIGR03936 family radical SAM-associated protein, with the protein MKVRIKFRKYGIMKFIGHLDVMRYFQKAIRRARIPIAFSGGYSPHMIMSFANPLGVGLTSDGEYFDIELKEPISSSEAVGRLNAQMVEGMEVLSFVEIPDDKKNKGMSIVAGASYLSTPRKGALPDGWEKKLEEFYHQETITVLKATKKSEKEVNIRPLIYELKAQGPSIYMKVAAGSAQNLKPELVTEAFLLFLGLQEDIVFAQHRIENYADIGEEGSPHFVPLDALGWEIV; encoded by the coding sequence TTGAAGGTACGCATTAAATTTCGCAAATATGGAATCATGAAATTCATCGGTCATCTGGACGTGATGCGCTATTTTCAAAAAGCGATCCGGCGCGCCCGGATTCCCATCGCATTTTCGGGAGGATACAGCCCCCATATGATCATGTCCTTTGCCAACCCGCTGGGCGTGGGACTTACAAGCGACGGGGAATACTTCGATATCGAACTGAAAGAGCCGATCTCAAGCAGCGAGGCGGTAGGGCGTCTGAACGCCCAGATGGTGGAGGGCATGGAAGTCCTAAGCTTTGTGGAGATTCCCGATGACAAGAAAAATAAAGGAATGTCCATCGTTGCAGGCGCTTCCTACCTGTCCACCCCGCGAAAAGGCGCCTTGCCCGACGGCTGGGAGAAAAAACTGGAAGAATTCTACCATCAGGAAACGATTACGGTTCTGAAAGCGACAAAAAAGAGCGAAAAAGAGGTCAACATCCGTCCCCTGATCTACGAACTGAAAGCGCAGGGACCGTCTATTTATATGAAGGTCGCTGCAGGCAGTGCGCAGAATCTGAAACCGGAGCTGGTGACCGAGGCGTTCCTTTTGTTCCTTGGCTTACAGGAGGATATCGTATTTGCCCAGCACCGAATCGAGAATTATGCGGATATCGGTGAGGAAGGCAGCCCTCATTTTGTGCCGCTTGACGCCCTGGGATGGGAGATTGTCTAA